In Vanessa cardui chromosome 4, ilVanCard2.1, whole genome shotgun sequence, the DNA window ttataaatatacaaatgtgtACGTTGTCCATTTTGTTCTAAAcatgtataatgtaaatatgtGAGATGCGATGATTGTGCATTTTGAAAGGTTTTTTCCATCGCAAAgcgtgtatttaaaataaattacatgcatttattttgatttaggtGTTTCGAGCGCTTGAATATCCAGCCGAACTGGCGAAGCAAGAAATTCTTAGAGATCGTCTCCTAACGGAAAGATGGAATCTCATTAGAGTAGTAGCCGATTACAATATGAATGGGACTGAAGTCATAAGCTTAGAGAAAGTTTTAAGTGACCAACTCGCCGTGTACGAGAAAGTAAGTTGAAAAACTTGAAACTCATCAGCAATTATTTTTTCTCTTGTATGTCGccctttgaaaatattattattaacaattttgcAGTCTTTGTATCTTAAAACTTATAATCTactaacattatttacataagtaACAGCACTTAGTAATATCGTTCCGGCCAAGTTTATTAAGAGTAGAATAAACGATACGAATAAAAGGGGAACGAACGAATTGTTGCGTATTCACTAATACTATCAGCACTAGAGTAATAACAGTAAGGTGGGTCTGAAAACTGTTTCTAAAGGTAGAAGTAGACTAACGGCAACGTAATAGTGCCAATTCTTGCTGTATTATAAAACACATTGCTCTGACCTAAGTATAAGGACAAGCTAATGGTATAAAATACAAGCAAATTTTGAAACCCTAGAAGCAAATTAACAAAGGATGGTAATACATATCCAATTTCATTCagtcataaaacaaaaatcagGTTTacttgtttgtataaaaattaattgcacGGCATGATGCCACGTAGGTAATTGTAGCTTTCACCACGGAAAACATAAACTAGCAGCGATAACAtcgtttaattttgatatatggtattagaaaataaatgttttgactACGTAATACAAATATGAAGGCACATGCAGTGTCTATAAGCCACGTGCTTTTTCGTTACCCCTTTCAGCGAATCTAATGTGGCTTTGATCTTGACCCACTCAATCAGTGTGCGTCTGAGCATGTGTATATTCAATCTGATCTAGATATTGTAATGTATAGTTTAGTATGAATTTAGGcattatttaattgcaattttaaaatataagcagTAAATAATgtggatatattaattgaactAGTAGATGAATAGtttgtagtagtagtaataaaaCCAAAAACAAATAGAAACCTATCACTTTAAAAAACCTAACTctttacttgatttatttttcatcaaatttcatttatgtatatttaatattaatgtttttaattttacatgtataaatctttaaaaggTATTAGAGGAAGCATCCGGCAGTGGTATTGCTCTGGAAATAGAAAGAAATTTCCCTCCACTGGAAGAAAAATGGAGTATATTACAAGCCGTTTTCTTTTCATCGACTGTACTCACCACAATAGGTGTGTACGACCATGTAAGCATACACAGTATAAATGTGTTATATTCAAAaggatatttttcatatattcaaTGTATTATTAATCGATAAATACATCGACCaagataaatatttgttttattcaaaaacttcaaacaaaaataatattaaaattgatgtaCAAGTAAGTACTAGAAAGAAATGTAAAAatgcgatttttatttatattcacctTTTATTACAGGCTATGGTAATATAGTACCAGAAACATTCTGGGGAAGATTGTTTTGCATAGCATACGCGCTCATTGGAATTCCACTAACACTCACAGTGATCGCTGATCTCGGAAGAGTATTTGCAACAGTTGTGTCTATTGTAGCTAAACACTTGCCTACAATGCCGAGTAAGTTTATTTAGGCAAAGATTTATGTGCGGCTTGCGGCCACGCGTGCTGCACATAAATTTTCCGATAATGATGCAAaagaaatattcttatatttatttccagtAATTGTTTGTTGTATCTAGAATGGTGTAATCGAATATCAGAAACAAATCCGGCGGGTCAACGATCGTTGTACGCGTTTTGGGCCGTGTGCTTCCTATTCGTATACTTATCAGCTGGAGCAGGACTCTTTAAAATGTGGGAAGATGATTGGACATTCTATgatggattttatttttgtttcataactATGACTACCATTGGATTTGGTGATCTAGTTCCAAGTACGtatttttgatgaaaatttgAGTTGAAtagtttgaaaataattgtaaaaatcaTTAACTTTGTCTAAATTTCAGAAAGACCGAAGTACATGCTGTTATGTACATTATACATTTTGATAGGCTTGGCACTTACGTCTACAATTATCGAGTTAGTTAGAAGGCAATACGCTAGGTCTTGGCAACAACTACGAGCTCTCTCAGGACCCTTGGCAGACACATTAAGAAGACTTGGCGACGCCGGGCGAGGAGTCGACGTGTCTGCGCTCCATAACGATCTCAGAAAGGTCTTAACTGTCGTAAGTACAGTTTATGCTTTGTACGGAATTAGTGCCTAAGCCTTGACCCAATAAATTTACAGTAATTTAAAGTGCTTATGTctgccaaaaatatatattactgtttTTCATAAAGTATTATTACTATGTCTTATTTAGAGAGTTAGATTttcgtacaaaataaaaaaataaaaaatttgatcACTGAAAGCGTAAAAATGATTGATGTCAAAagattttctattaataatattctgagattattatgtgtatatactatttacttagctatatttaatattaaaactttgttATTTCCATAAACATCAGGACTGACacattttaagatttattgaGTGTTCAATaagtgttttgttattattctgTCGAGTTCAAAGCGTAGCTCGATTGATCAGACTGCACTGCCGACAGACATCCGTCTACTTTGTAAACAACTAAACGGTCTCCTATCTTTGATTATTGGAGTTCAGATCAATACCGGAGATGCGTATGTACGTGACAGCTGCAAGTAAACGCCTGCGATTATAGTCTATAGAATATCACGCTTATAAGTAGTTAGTTGCAAAAAGACTGTTCCATAtactcaatattttatattacttctaCATTTTATAAGATAAGAATTTATATTAGACAGCTTCGTCTATTTTTACAGCATTGATTGTATTGTGTTGCTTGCATAAGTAAAGATCGAGGTCGGCGAGTGCTTCAATGTCGCAATGACCACCCTTTTAGTTTTACTACATCATAAAATACGTCAAACGGTTCTATAATAGCTGAAATGAAACGACCAATGTTTTTTATTCTAAGGAATAAACTTGATTGTATGTCGGATTGAAAACGATTAATAGCGTACCGATTCGAGCAACGAGAAAATCTCTGAAAGTATTATGAACTAAAATATGAATGTTATGGTCTGGTGGTTATAAAATTCTGTTTTAAAAGTGCGTCAGTGTTTCTGTGACCTTCGATGAGATGTATCCGTTTCTATTACGTGTCAATGTTAAAAGAATATTGCTTTTGAGCCTTTTGAgctatttatttttacgttttaaaataactttaataaatatctagAGCTGAATTGCATCGTATGTAGGTTTCGAAATACAAATGTATGTTAGCATATAATTTCGTAGTGTCGGATTAAagaatctgaaaaaaaaatgtatcgtaACAAATACTGATAGATGTTATAAAGTAAGAgccatgataaaaatatttaaaagtcagATATTACAAatcttgttaaatttaattttcagtgTTTAGTCTACGAGTATGCAGTTagtataagttaaaaataatgattactaAGAAAATAGAATACTTTCATGACTGAATCCAGTTCTTTTCTTTGTGTTCATAATAGATTGAAGTTACTAAAGTAACATATTAAGAATACATTGCTTAGTAACAGCTTTCCTATCAAAACGGAAGTAGTTTTTGTTTGATCGAAATTCAAACTTTTGACAGTGGCGTTATTAGAATCATCTCTTGAAAGAAAAATGTTCTTTGTGAGATTACAATTATAAGATATCACAGCAGAAGTAATATTATAGCCAATCAAAACGATTCCATTTTAGTGTAGGctaatgttgttgttttattaaagcgTTACTGACCAATTAAATGCGGCTGTATTACTAGAATGCGTGCTGTAAATGACAATAAACCGAGAGTAAAGGTAAGGGTCGAAGTATGTCATGTGGGAGGACTACATAGGTATTTCGTGATCTATTTTGCGTTATACGACGCATACATAGAAGGTATTACGAAATCAGGCTTACTTTTAAGCTTCTGtttggttttaaataattatattttacatttactttatataatatttattaaaataagttttcatttatatattatcttgaaggaataaattttaaaacagttgtTACTATACAAATTGTAACGTTTGACACGACAATGCCGTACCTATTTTTCTTGGCACGGTTTGTTACAattgtatactttattttttaatctgttttaggTCACCATGCCCAGATTTAGCGGACGTGACGTCCTCGGTGAGAAACGTCAACTGGAGTGGGAAGCGGCCGTCGAGGCTGTAATTAGAGACATCACGAGCCCTGTGACCAGTCAACCGAAGCCGCCTATAGTCCAAATCGTAATATACGAATCATCCGTTTAATGTTTAGgcaaattatagaaataattctatacaatttaatttatcaccGTAAAAAGcttcatttacaaataataaaaaaaaatcgataatttTCAATCGCATCAAATTTGGCGATGATGCATCGCTGTCTCTGATgtaatagttataaattaactaCTTACAAAGGAAACTGCGCCGCAAATATGTTTGATAGCTTTTTTACAATGAAGCACACACATGAATACAACATTTGTTACTCGCTGTCAAAACTcttacaaaataaatggttCATCTATTTCAACtagcagttattttaataatatttaatatattcttagtaaaatagcttaaaaataaaatattcaacggAAATACGAAATTTACTAAATATGTTGTATTcgaatattagaaataaaaaatctaggTCAGgctagaaataaattatttaaatttagtattattaagataattagTATTCTTGTGACGAGCTGCTACAAATTTAATGATACAAGATTTCGAGATTACGCGCTGGTAGCTGtgatttataataacaacataATTTCATAAACCGTGACAGCTACAATTTGAGTACAGCATTGTACTAATACTtccaaataatttgttttgttgttatatattttgggATGACATTAAGCGCGCCGTATGTCA includes these proteins:
- the LOC124544490 gene encoding TWiK family of potassium channels protein 7, with amino-acid sequence MCKGVNNVNWETETLMGSTTPVSNWERFIPRAALSHIGLFVALMLYTAGGGLVFRALEYPAELAKQEILRDRLLTERWNLIRVVADYNMNGTEVISLEKVLSDQLAVYEKVLEEASGSGIALEIERNFPPLEEKWSILQAVFFSSTVLTTIGYGNIVPETFWGRLFCIAYALIGIPLTLTVIADLGRVFATVVSIVAKHLPTMPKWCNRISETNPAGQRSLYAFWAVCFLFVYLSAGAGLFKMWEDDWTFYDGFYFCFITMTTIGFGDLVPKRPKYMLLCTLYILIGLALTSTIIELVRRQYARSWQQLRALSGPLADTLRRLGDAGRGVDVSALHNDLRKVLTVVTMPRFSGRDVLGEKRQLEWEAAVEAVIRDITSPVTSQPKPPIVQIVIYESSV